One stretch of Acidobacteriota bacterium DNA includes these proteins:
- a CDS encoding FAD-dependent oxidoreductase: MAGTTTADLVQRLRQAGVELSLDGERLRYRTPGGPPPAELRAALVRRKSEIAAELMRQAAGSSAGADPALAPLLTPLRVGSLELAHRMVLSPMEVDYNDPGGAPTERTFAHYAERARGGAALVVVEATCVETPVGRLSPAQLRLDDDSVLPALERLVTTVKEAGASFETKIAIQLQHAGRRTSAALTGETPVAPSATPNHRGETPRELGEEGIAAVVERFAEAAARAQLAGFDAVEIHGAHGYLVAQFLSPLANQRQDRYGGSVENRARFLLEIVAAIRRRVGRDFPLFCRLSAFEVEPGASPQPRPGGLTLEDTMVTAGLLKDAGVDGLDLSATVFGPPRVHPMAWPEGFLLEAAATVRRAVDLPVGITSRVPLAAAARAVERGELDMVRLGRALLADSAIPVKVLAGRGEEVRPCIYCNICLDPAHRRPGAVCAVNPRLGHEAELPDPEAVPAAEARTVIVVGGGAAGLEAARVAALRGHRVHLFERSPELGGQLRVPSKTGAAGETWKSFLDHLVARVEASTVTIHRGRELDAATLAELDPDAVLLATGAAPLRPAFAGDAVTAAEVLDAVAAGSLPSGPAAVVGAGLVGCETALRLAEAGLAVTLVGRRKELAASAPADHRMHLAWALKERGVTVLAPAEAVSWSAAEGRLEVSSPGGGETVEAATLVLAAGAEATVGEAGDSAEAWLRRLAPDLAPDLDGPLPEILTVGDARAPRNLTATIHEAYRTALVL; encoded by the coding sequence ATGGCCGGAACGACGACGGCGGATTTGGTGCAGCGCCTGCGGCAGGCGGGGGTGGAGCTCAGCCTCGACGGCGAGAGGCTGCGCTACCGCACTCCCGGCGGCCCGCCGCCGGCGGAGCTGCGGGCTGCGCTGGTGCGCCGGAAGAGCGAGATCGCGGCGGAGCTGATGCGCCAGGCAGCCGGCAGCTCGGCGGGGGCGGATCCCGCCCTGGCTCCGCTCCTCACGCCTTTGCGGGTGGGCTCTTTGGAGCTTGCCCACCGCATGGTGCTCTCCCCCATGGAGGTGGACTACAACGATCCCGGCGGTGCGCCCACGGAACGCACCTTCGCCCACTACGCCGAGCGCGCCCGCGGCGGTGCCGCCCTGGTGGTGGTGGAGGCGACCTGCGTCGAGACCCCGGTGGGGCGCCTGTCGCCGGCCCAGCTGCGCCTCGACGACGACAGCGTGCTGCCGGCGCTGGAGCGGCTGGTGACCACGGTGAAAGAAGCCGGGGCAAGCTTCGAGACGAAAATCGCGATCCAGCTCCAGCATGCCGGTCGGCGTACCTCCGCGGCCCTCACCGGCGAGACCCCGGTGGCGCCGTCGGCGACTCCCAACCACCGCGGCGAGACCCCCCGGGAGCTCGGCGAGGAGGGCATCGCCGCCGTTGTCGAGCGCTTCGCCGAGGCCGCCGCCCGGGCGCAGCTGGCGGGCTTCGACGCGGTGGAGATCCACGGTGCCCACGGCTACCTGGTGGCCCAGTTCCTCTCGCCCCTGGCCAACCAGCGGCAGGACCGCTACGGCGGCTCGGTGGAGAACCGGGCCCGCTTCCTGCTGGAGATCGTCGCCGCCATCCGCCGGCGGGTGGGGCGGGACTTTCCCCTCTTCTGCCGGCTCAGCGCTTTCGAGGTGGAGCCCGGCGCCTCGCCGCAGCCGCGTCCCGGCGGCCTGACCCTGGAGGACACGATGGTCACCGCTGGGCTGCTGAAGGACGCCGGCGTGGACGGCCTCGATCTCTCTGCCACCGTCTTCGGCCCACCGCGGGTGCACCCCATGGCCTGGCCCGAGGGCTTCTTGCTGGAGGCGGCGGCGACGGTGCGCCGGGCGGTGGATCTGCCCGTGGGCATCACCTCCCGGGTACCCTTGGCGGCGGCGGCGCGGGCGGTGGAGCGCGGGGAGCTGGACATGGTGCGCCTGGGGCGGGCGCTGCTGGCGGACTCGGCCATTCCCGTCAAGGTTCTCGCCGGCCGCGGAGAAGAGGTGCGGCCTTGCATCTACTGCAATATTTGTCTCGACCCGGCCCATCGCCGGCCCGGCGCGGTGTGTGCCGTCAATCCGCGGTTGGGCCACGAGGCCGAGCTCCCCGATCCGGAGGCGGTCCCGGCCGCCGAGGCTCGAACGGTGATCGTGGTGGGCGGCGGCGCCGCCGGTCTCGAGGCGGCCCGGGTGGCGGCGCTCCGCGGCCACCGCGTGCATCTCTTCGAACGCTCCCCGGAGCTCGGCGGCCAGCTGCGGGTGCCATCCAAGACCGGCGCCGCCGGCGAGACCTGGAAGAGCTTCCTCGATCACCTCGTGGCGCGGGTGGAGGCCTCCACCGTCACCATTCACCGTGGCCGCGAGCTCGACGCCGCCACGCTGGCGGAGCTCGATCCCGACGCGGTGCTGCTGGCCACCGGCGCTGCTCCCCTCCGTCCCGCCTTCGCCGGCGACGCCGTCACCGCCGCGGAGGTTCTCGACGCTGTTGCAGCCGGCTCCTTGCCGTCGGGGCCGGCGGCGGTGGTGGGGGCCGGGCTGGTGGGCTGCGAGACGGCCCTGCGCCTCGCCGAGGCGGGCCTCGCCGTGACTCTGGTGGGGCGGCGCAAGGAGCTCGCCGCCTCGGCGCCGGCGGATCATCGGATGCATCTCGCCTGGGCTTTGAAGGAGCGCGGTGTGACGGTGCTGGCGCCGGCGGAGGCGGTTTCCTGGAGCGCCGCCGAAGGACGGCTGGAGGTGTCCAGCCCCGGGGGCGGGGAAACCGTCGAGGCCGCCACCCTG